One window of Candidatus Methylomirabilis limnetica genomic DNA carries:
- a CDS encoding four helix bundle protein: protein MGNVVKEKSFAFAVRIVILYKHLCTEKKEFVLSKQLLRSGTAIGALVREAEQAESKADFVHKMAIALKETNETEYWLELLHETQYLEPAAFSSIHHNVVELLKLLTSIINSSKREMSQ from the coding sequence ATGGGGAATGTCGTCAAGGAGAAGTCATTTGCTTTCGCAGTGCGGATTGTAATTCTGTACAAACATTTGTGTACTGAGAAAAAAGAATTTGTTCTGTCCAAGCAATTGTTGCGCTCGGGGACGGCCATTGGCGCACTGGTTCGAGAAGCTGAACAGGCAGAGAGCAAGGCCGACTTTGTCCATAAGATGGCCATCGCTCTGAAGGAAACCAACGAGACCGAATACTGGCTGGAGTTATTGCACGAGACACAATATTTGGAGCCCGCTGCGTTCTCATCCATTCATCACAATGTGGTTGAACTCCTAAAGCTTCTGACCAGCATTATCAATTCAAGCAAGCGCGAGATGAGCCAATGA
- a CDS encoding BrnT family toxin — MRYYFDWDPNKAKVNRKKHRIGFEQASTIFLDLRMIAVFDSEHSEHEDRWATIGIDGNGILLVVVHTFQQLDADCCRIRIISARKATRKESKQYQEENK; from the coding sequence GTGCGTTATTATTTTGACTGGGATCCCAATAAGGCAAAAGTAAATCGAAAAAAACATAGGATTGGTTTTGAGCAAGCATCCACTATTTTTCTTGATCTAAGAATGATCGCCGTTTTTGATAGTGAGCATAGCGAACACGAAGACCGATGGGCTACAATCGGAATTGACGGGAATGGTATCTTGTTGGTTGTAGTACATACTTTCCAGCAGTTGGATGCCGACTGTTGCAGAATTAGAATTATTTCAGCCCGCAAGGCAACCAGAAAAGAATCAAAACAGTATCAGGAGGAAAATAAATGA
- a CDS encoding nucleotidyltransferase substrate binding protein — MDDIRWKQRFNNYLKAFQTLVEAVELARSRELSKLEQQGLIQSFEFTHELAWNVLKDYLEDKGIVGLIGSKDATREAFKNGLIVQGEDWMKMIEVRNLTSHTYDLKIAQAVADDILERFYPAFQSMAKKFTALHDQEDKNS; from the coding sequence ATGGATGACATTCGGTGGAAACAGCGGTTCAACAACTACCTCAAGGCATTTCAGACGCTCGTTGAGGCGGTGGAATTGGCACGCTCGCGCGAATTATCCAAGCTTGAGCAACAGGGATTGATTCAAAGTTTTGAGTTCACCCATGAGCTGGCATGGAATGTATTGAAAGATTATTTAGAGGATAAAGGGATCGTCGGCTTGATTGGCTCAAAAGACGCGACGCGTGAAGCGTTCAAGAATGGTCTTATCGTGCAAGGCGAGGACTGGATGAAAATGATAGAAGTTCGCAATCTGACCTCGCATACCTACGACCTCAAGATCGCTCAGGCGGTTGCGGATGATATCCTGGAACGGTTTTATCCGGCCTTTCAGAGTATGGCGAAGAAATTCACTGCACTACATGATCAGGAAGACAAGAACTCATGA
- a CDS encoding helix-turn-helix domain-containing protein — translation MFPGTGEHFEVTSEDQPTLTAFLLRRARQRAGLSLAQVAERLGATSINAYARYQQGRSSPDHPETLGAFRGCHAAPGPGPGRERDVMVEAAEPFVAAAGRHTRIGALRNFSARREKGAAPFSRSVPNCFKISGEILSIWQRINSD, via the coding sequence GTGTTTCCCGGAACCGGGGAGCACTTTGAAGTCACTTCAGAGGATCAACCCACGCTCACCGCCTTTCTTCTTCGCCGCGCCAGACAGCGCGCCGGTTTGAGCCTGGCCCAGGTCGCGGAGCGTCTTGGCGCCACTTCCATCAACGCCTACGCCCGTTATCAGCAGGGCCGATCAAGTCCCGACCATCCAGAAACTCTCGGAGCTTTTCGCGGCTGTCATGCCGCACCGGGACCTGGTCCTGGTAGAGAGCGAGACGTGATGGTGGAGGCAGCCGAACCATTCGTTGCAGCGGCTGGCCGGCACACACGCATCGGAGCACTCCGAAACTTCTCGGCGCGGAGAGAGAAAGGAGCCGCCCCTTTTTCCAGGTCGGTGCCAAATTGTTTTAAAATATCTGGCGAAATACTGAGCATATGGCAGCGAATCAACAGTGACTAA
- a CDS encoding N-6 DNA methylase — MFEQAFKNIDDVLWKEAGCTTELDYTEQTSWLLFLKYLDGLEQDRADEAALERKKYSYILDKPYRWESWAAPKGKDGKLDHNRVLTGDDLRDFVNQKLFPYLHGFKQKATGSNTIEYKIGEIFGEIKNKIQSGYNLREIIDHIDELRFRSQTEKHELSHLYEAKIKNMGNAGRNGGEYYTPRPLIRAIVQVVHPKIDDRIYDGAVGSAGFLCEAYEYLKETHPKRTTAQDRILQDRTFYGKEKKSLAYVIAIMNMILHGIEAPNIVHTNTLSENLADIQDKDRFDVVLANPPFGGKERKEVQQNFPIRTGETAFLFLQHFIKMLKAGGRGGVVIKNTFLSNTDNASVSLRELLLESCNLHTVLDCPGGTFQGAGVKTVVLFFEKGAPTRKVWFYQLDPGRNLGKTNPLNDADLADFVKLQETFADSPKSWSVDAKGIDKATFDLSVKNPNGGEEIAHRSPQEIMDEIAALDAESAEVLRKIKEML, encoded by the coding sequence GTGTTTGAACAAGCCTTCAAGAACATCGACGACGTCCTCTGGAAAGAGGCGGGATGCACGACCGAGCTCGACTACACCGAGCAGACGTCCTGGCTGCTGTTCCTGAAATACCTCGATGGACTAGAGCAGGACCGCGCCGATGAAGCCGCGCTGGAGAGGAAGAAGTACAGCTACATCCTCGACAAACCGTACCGCTGGGAAAGCTGGGCCGCGCCCAAGGGTAAGGACGGCAAGCTCGACCACAACAGGGTCCTAACCGGCGACGACCTCCGCGACTTCGTCAATCAGAAGCTCTTTCCCTACCTGCACGGCTTCAAGCAGAAGGCCACCGGGTCAAACACGATCGAATACAAGATCGGGGAGATCTTCGGAGAGATCAAGAACAAGATCCAGAGCGGCTACAACCTGCGCGAGATCATCGACCACATCGACGAACTGCGCTTCCGCTCGCAGACCGAGAAGCATGAGCTGTCGCACCTCTACGAGGCCAAGATCAAGAACATGGGCAACGCCGGGCGCAACGGCGGCGAGTACTACACCCCGCGCCCGCTCATCCGCGCCATCGTCCAGGTCGTGCACCCCAAGATCGACGACCGTATCTACGACGGCGCGGTCGGCTCGGCGGGCTTTTTGTGCGAGGCGTACGAGTACCTGAAAGAGACCCACCCCAAGCGCACCACCGCACAGGACCGCATCCTTCAGGACCGCACCTTCTACGGTAAAGAGAAGAAGTCCCTCGCCTACGTCATCGCTATCATGAACATGATCCTGCACGGCATCGAGGCGCCGAACATCGTCCACACCAACACGCTGTCCGAGAACCTCGCCGACATTCAGGACAAGGATCGCTTCGACGTGGTGCTGGCCAATCCGCCCTTCGGCGGCAAGGAGCGCAAGGAGGTCCAGCAGAACTTCCCCATCCGCACCGGCGAGACGGCGTTCCTGTTCCTCCAGCACTTCATCAAGATGCTCAAGGCCGGCGGGCGCGGCGGCGTGGTCATCAAGAACACGTTTCTCTCCAATACCGACAACGCCTCCGTGAGCCTGCGCGAGCTCCTGCTGGAAAGCTGTAACCTGCACACCGTGCTCGACTGCCCCGGCGGCACGTTCCAGGGCGCGGGCGTGAAGACCGTCGTGCTGTTCTTCGAGAAAGGCGCGCCCACGCGCAAGGTCTGGTTCTACCAGCTCGACCCCGGCCGCAACCTCGGTAAGACCAACCCGCTCAACGACGCCGACCTCGCCGACTTCGTGAAGCTGCAAGAGACCTTCGCCGACTCGCCCAAGAGCTGGAGCGTGGACGCCAAGGGCATCGACAAGGCGACCTTCGACCTCTCTGTGAAGAACCCCAACGGCGGCGAGGAAATCGCGCACCGCAGCCCGCAGGAGATCATGGACGAGATCGCTGCGCTCGATGCGGAGAGCGCCGAGGTGCTGAGAAAGATCAAGGAGATGCTGTAA
- a CDS encoding nucleotidyltransferase domain-containing protein → MKYGLTETTVENICAVFARFPEIEKAILYGSRAKGNFKTGSDIDLMLCGEALTSDLRSTIASALDDLLLPYTIDLSVFNELNHAKLREHIERVGVLFYEQPSKALL, encoded by the coding sequence ATGAAATATGGGTTAACTGAAACAACGGTCGAAAACATCTGTGCCGTCTTTGCGCGTTTCCCGGAGATTGAAAAGGCGATTTTGTATGGATCTCGCGCCAAGGGAAACTTCAAGACGGGCTCGGACATTGATTTGATGCTCTGTGGCGAGGCGCTCACGTCTGATTTGCGCTCGACGATAGCATCGGCGCTGGATGATCTGCTGTTGCCCTACACCATTGATCTCTCGGTTTTCAATGAACTGAATCACGCAAAACTACGGGAGCATATCGAGCGCGTGGGCGTGCTGTTTTATGAGCAGCCAAGCAAGGCGCTGCTATGA
- a CDS encoding restriction endonuclease subunit S: MKKEWPTKTLGEVLQKTETVNPLQSPETEFDYIDVSSVSNATFQIKATQRLKGKNAPSRARKLVRENDVLFATVRPTLQRIAVVPEHLDKQVCSTGYFVLRAKHGIDHRFVFYSLFTEDFIAQMESLQKGASYPAVTDGDVKAQVIPVPPLPEQQRIVGILDEAFEGLATAKANAEKNLQNARVLFESHLQSVFTQRGKGWKQKTLEEIATTFGRGKSKHRPRNAPHLYGGKYPFVQTGDIRNADHIITEYSQTYSEAGLAQSKLWPNGTICITIAANIAETAILGFDACFPDSVIGVLANPKEADVGFIEYLLQSFKARLQAMGKGSAQANINMGTFENERFPFPPVAEQKEIVTKLDDLHEATQRLESIYQQKLAALEALKKSLLHQAFTGQLTMDNG, from the coding sequence ATGAAGAAGGAGTGGCCAACCAAAACGCTCGGCGAAGTTCTGCAAAAGACCGAGACGGTTAATCCGCTCCAATCGCCAGAAACGGAGTTCGACTACATCGATGTTTCAAGCGTCTCCAACGCAACGTTTCAGATTAAGGCAACGCAACGCCTCAAAGGAAAGAACGCGCCAAGCCGGGCTAGGAAGCTCGTGAGAGAGAACGACGTGCTCTTTGCGACGGTGCGGCCAACATTGCAGCGAATCGCTGTCGTGCCGGAGCATCTCGACAAGCAAGTTTGTAGCACCGGCTATTTCGTTCTCCGAGCGAAGCATGGAATTGACCACCGGTTCGTGTTCTACTCCCTTTTTACTGAGGACTTCATCGCACAGATGGAAAGCCTCCAGAAGGGGGCAAGCTATCCAGCAGTTACTGATGGAGATGTGAAAGCGCAGGTAATTCCCGTCCCCCCGCTCCCCGAACAGCAGCGGATCGTCGGCATCCTCGACGAAGCGTTTGAGGGCCTCGCCACCGCCAAAGCCAACGCCGAAAAGAACCTCCAAAACGCCCGCGTCCTCTTCGAAAGCCACCTCCAATCCGTCTTCACCCAGCGCGGCAAAGGGTGGAAACAAAAGACATTGGAAGAGATAGCAACAACCTTTGGTCGGGGTAAGTCAAAGCACCGACCACGAAATGCACCACATCTTTACGGTGGGAAATATCCATTCGTCCAAACCGGCGATATTCGCAATGCAGACCACATCATCACCGAGTATTCACAGACTTACAGCGAAGCCGGACTTGCCCAGAGCAAGCTGTGGCCGAATGGAACAATTTGTATAACAATCGCGGCGAACATCGCGGAGACGGCAATTTTGGGCTTCGACGCTTGCTTTCCAGACAGCGTCATTGGCGTGCTGGCGAACCCCAAAGAGGCTGATGTCGGTTTCATCGAGTACCTCCTTCAGTCATTCAAGGCGCGCCTCCAAGCGATGGGAAAAGGAAGCGCCCAAGCAAACATCAACATGGGCACGTTCGAGAACGAACGGTTTCCATTTCCGCCTGTCGCTGAGCAAAAAGAAATTGTCACCAAACTCGACGACCTCCACGAAGCAACCCAACGCCTCGAATCCATCTACCAGCAGAAGCTCGCCGCGTTAGAGGCGTTGAAGAAATCGCTGCTGCACCAAGCCTTTACGGGACAATTAACAATGGACAATGGATAA